Genomic DNA from Haloplanus sp. HW8-1:
TCGCCGGTGGGACCGACGAGATACAGAAAAACGGCATCGCCTCCGTCCTCAAGGACGACGGACTGGACGCGCTGTACTGAACGTCCGGTTCGCCGGCGGACGCTCCGGATGGTCGACCGGTTCGGGAAACGAGTCGACGCTGTCTGCGGTGTGGACGTCGAGACATACTCCTCTCACCGGCGTGACTGCCATCGACAGTCTCTTACCCGCGAGCGACGATGCAACGTGCAACGTTGACAACCGACATGAGCTCCGAAGAGATCGAGGAGACGGTCGAGCGTGTGCGGGAAGCGAGCAAACGAGGCGATTTGGACGGGAAGGTCGCGATCGTCACCGGGGCCGGCACCCGTGGCGGCGAGGGCGTCGGGAACGGTGCGGCGACGGCGATCCTCCTCGCCAGACAGGGGGCGACGGTGACGCTGGTCGACAAGGAACCCGAGTACATGGAGATCACCGAACGCGTCATCGAGGAGGAGGGTGGCGACTACCTCTCCCTGGAGGGTGACGTCACCGATCCGGACGACTGTCGACGGATCGTCGAGGAGACGGTGTCCCGGTTCGGTTCGCTCCACGTCCTCCACAACAACGTCGGCGGTGGCGCGCCCCGGGAGAGCGTCGAGAAGGCGAGTTCCGACACGTGGGAGGCGTCGCTCTCGATAAACCTGATGAGCGCCGTCTCGATGTCGAAATACGCCGTTCCTCACATCAGGGACAGTGGCGGTGGATCGATCATCAACGTCTCCTCGACGACTGCCTTGCGCCCGAAACGTGACGGCTCCTCGGCCCCGTACACGACGACGAAATCGGCCATGATGGGGCTCACCCGGGCGATGGCCCGGGACCACGGTGACGATCGGATCCGGGTGAACTGTCTCCTTCCGGGACTGATCTGGACGCCCGGCATCGCGCGCCACCTCGCCGACGAGCGGGAGAAACGCAAGGAGGCCACCCCCTACGCTCTCGAGGGTAGTCCGTGGGACGTCGGCTGGACGGCGGTCTTTCTCGCCAGCGATCGGTCGCGGTTCATCACGGGGGCGGCGATCCCCGTGGACGGGGGGCTCCTCCTCACGGCGGCCGACCACTGATCCGGGTGCGAGCGCCGCTCGTTTTCCGCCGGACCGTCTCGCCGCCCCCCGGAGTCCCTCCGTGGGGCCACCTCCACTTTTTTCAACGATCGCTCCGACCGGGGACCATGGTCAGACATTACCACTCGGAGCGAGTCCCTGCCGTCTACAACGAAGAGGACATCCCGAAACACGACCGCAGTGGTGGCGCGACGCAGTGGTATTTCAGGGGGTTCGAGACGCTGATGGGGATCACGAACATCCCCCCGGGATCGGCGGAGGAGATTCACTCCCACCCCTGGGAACAGATCGTGTTCATGCTCGACGGGTCGTGCCGGTTTCACGTCGACGGGGAGACGAAACACCTCGAAGCGGGAGACGTACTGGTGGTCCCTCCCGAGGTCGAACACGGCATCGAGGAACAAGACGAGTCCGGCAAACTGCTGTTCACCGGTCCGCTCCGAGAGGACATGGCACGGCTCACGGAGTATCAAGAGGAGTTCGTGAGCTACGACTGACCGCCCCCTGCCGGCGTGGGGACGACGGGGTCGTTCCCGGGGACACGCACTAAGGATTATTACGGGTCCATCCGTCTTCGGTCCCATGCAGGGCGAGACCGACAGACTGCCGTTTATCACGGAGCGGGATCAGCTACCCGCGGACCAGCACGAACACTACGACCGCATCGCGGACACGCGCGGGCACGTCATCGGGCCGTTCGGCGTGCTGTTGAACAGCCCGCCCGTCGCCGGACTGATCGGGGATGTGGGGACGTACGTTCGCTTCGAGAGCGTGCTGTCCGGTGACGAACGGGAACTCATCATCCTCACCGTCGCCCGCGAGTTCGGCTGTCGGTTCGAGTGGGTGGCCCACGAACCGCTGGCCCGCGAGGCGGGCGTCGACGACGCGGTCATCGAGGCGGTGCTCGACGACGACCCGGTCGACGGGCTGTCGGATCCGGCGGCGCTCATCGTCGAATACGTCCGGAGCCTCCTCCGTGACAACGCCGTCCCGACGCCGCTGTTCGAACGGGCCAAGGACCACTTCGGAACGAGAGGGATCACCGACGCGACCGCCACCATCGGGTACTACAGCATGCTCGCGTATATCCTCAACGCGTTCGAGGTGGTGCCGGAGGACGGGTCGTCCCCGTGGTGAGTGACTCGATATAAGGGGCGACGCGTCGCCGTCAGTCGGGGTAGAGCGCCGCATGAATGATGTCCGGATCGAACGCGTCGCCGGCCAACTGACGCTGGATGGCGGTGTCGGCTTCGGAGACAGGGAACGTGTGTGTGTTGATTCGCGCCACGTCTTCGGCGTGGGCTTCGACCAGTTCCATCGCGGGTTCGACGTCGAGTGCCTGTCCCCGCCCGCCGATGATGCTGATCTCGTCGCGCACGATCCGGTCCGTTTCGATCTCGGTGGCTTCGCCGACGATCCCGGGTAAGACGAGGCGCCCGAGCGGAGCGACGAGGTCGAGTCCGAGTTCGACGGCCCGCGAGTCCGGGGCCGCGACGACGACCACCTCCGGCCCCTCACCGTCGGTTGCCTCGTCGACGACGGCCTCCGGGTCCTGCTCGTCGATGGTGACCGTGTGGGTCGCGCCGAGGTCCTCGCCGAGCGCCAGTCGGTCGCCGTCGGACGCGAGTCCCAGCAGGACGACCGGATCCGCACCCGCTTCGGCCGCGACGAGCACCGTCGAGAGCCCCTGGGCTCCCGGACCGATGACGACGACGTCGTCGGTCGGGCCGACCTCCCCTTTGGTGTGGGCCCACCGGACGCCGTTCCCGATGACGGTCCCGAGACACGCCGCTTCCGGGGGAACCTCCTCGGCGACGGGGTGGAGCTTCGAGTTCCGATGGAGATACATGTACTCGCCGTACCCGCCCCAGAGGTGCGGTGGCTGGTCGGCGGTCATCGTCACGCCGTAACAGCGACCCTCGTCGCACATGTGGTAGTTACCACGCTGGCAGTTCCGGCACGCGTAACAGGGAATGTACGGCTCCGGAACGACCCGGTCACCGAGCGACACGCCGAAGCGATCGAGCGCGTCGTCGCTCGCCTCGACCACCCGCCCGACCACCTCGTGGCCGAAGACGACCGGATAGTACGTGCTGTACCCCTT
This window encodes:
- a CDS encoding SDR family NAD(P)-dependent oxidoreductase, translated to MSSEEIEETVERVREASKRGDLDGKVAIVTGAGTRGGEGVGNGAATAILLARQGATVTLVDKEPEYMEITERVIEEEGGDYLSLEGDVTDPDDCRRIVEETVSRFGSLHVLHNNVGGGAPRESVEKASSDTWEASLSINLMSAVSMSKYAVPHIRDSGGGSIINVSSTTALRPKRDGSSAPYTTTKSAMMGLTRAMARDHGDDRIRVNCLLPGLIWTPGIARHLADEREKRKEATPYALEGSPWDVGWTAVFLASDRSRFITGAAIPVDGGLLLTAADH
- a CDS encoding carboxymuconolactone decarboxylase family protein — its product is MQGETDRLPFITERDQLPADQHEHYDRIADTRGHVIGPFGVLLNSPPVAGLIGDVGTYVRFESVLSGDERELIILTVAREFGCRFEWVAHEPLAREAGVDDAVIEAVLDDDPVDGLSDPAALIVEYVRSLLRDNAVPTPLFERAKDHFGTRGITDATATIGYYSMLAYILNAFEVVPEDGSSPW
- a CDS encoding zinc-dependent alcohol dehydrogenase, with the protein product MELPNRTESMVLTAPEALEMQSFDVPDVSETGGGLLEVEMTSVCGSDIGRYQGKGYSTYYPVVFGHEVVGRVVEASDDALDRFGVSLGDRVVPEPYIPCYACRNCQRGNYHMCDEGRCYGVTMTADQPPHLWGGYGEYMYLHRNSKLHPVAEEVPPEAACLGTVIGNGVRWAHTKGEVGPTDDVVVIGPGAQGLSTVLVAAEAGADPVVLLGLASDGDRLALGEDLGATHTVTIDEQDPEAVVDEATDGEGPEVVVVAAPDSRAVELGLDLVAPLGRLVLPGIVGEATEIETDRIVRDEISIIGGRGQALDVEPAMELVEAHAEDVARINTHTFPVSEADTAIQRQLAGDAFDPDIIHAALYPD
- a CDS encoding cupin domain-containing protein; its protein translation is MVRHYHSERVPAVYNEEDIPKHDRSGGATQWYFRGFETLMGITNIPPGSAEEIHSHPWEQIVFMLDGSCRFHVDGETKHLEAGDVLVVPPEVEHGIEEQDESGKLLFTGPLREDMARLTEYQEEFVSYD